Proteins co-encoded in one Pseudodesulfovibrio sp. S3 genomic window:
- a CDS encoding EF-hand domain-containing protein translates to MSISALGGSDMSVGLAEMMQAARKSSQPSSDDIAQSIVEQDDADGDGLLSLEETPLDQDRFNKIDADGDGFISAEELSADAKQNMAAANMPPRGGGAGASSGSESSESEEEEYDTYDLNEDGVVTLDELLQAFKQGDQSLNSLFESLDSGTATATTQRLAMEAYQAQSAGE, encoded by the coding sequence ATGAGCATCTCAGCATTGGGTGGTTCGGACATGTCCGTGGGATTGGCCGAAATGATGCAGGCGGCCAGGAAGAGTTCCCAACCAAGCTCGGACGACATTGCGCAGTCCATTGTCGAACAGGACGACGCCGATGGCGACGGGCTGTTGAGCCTTGAGGAAACGCCCCTGGACCAAGACCGGTTCAACAAAATCGATGCCGACGGCGACGGGTTCATTTCGGCAGAGGAACTGAGCGCCGACGCCAAACAGAACATGGCCGCCGCCAACATGCCCCCGCGGGGCGGCGGGGCCGGTGCATCGTCCGGTTCAGAGTCAAGCGAAAGCGAGGAAGAAGAGTACGACACGTACGACCTGAACGAAGACGGCGTGGTCACGCTGGACGAACTGCTCCAGGCGTTCAAGCAAGGCGACCAAAGCCTGAATTCCCTGTTCGAAAGCCTGGACAGCGGCACAGCCACAGCCACGACTCAACGCCTTGCCATGGAAGCATACCAGGCGCAGTCAGCAGGCGAGTAG
- a CDS encoding PhzF family isomerase, with the protein MTKQITVALVDAFTTIPGKGNRAGVVLDATGLSAAEMQAIAKLVNVSETAFMIPAPESEDHELHVRYFTPATEVPICGHATIGAHYARAVSLGLGETTVVARIGTGTLPVDITSEDGRLKIVMTQGDVIFTPPYDQETSGRILSALGLSPLDTVPGLPLQEVSTGHSKVMVPIDSVEKLDTLSPDMTALAAMSQAVGCNGFFVFTLNSEFDSCLTSGRMFAPAIGIDEDPVTGNGNGPCGAYLARYGLLPNGPKTVYRGRQGVAMGKEGEMEITVHSDQGRPVRIQVAGTAVEAGTMNIETYSGESHEVIAREVETE; encoded by the coding sequence ATGACAAAACAGATCACCGTTGCGCTGGTTGATGCGTTCACGACCATTCCGGGCAAGGGCAACAGGGCCGGAGTGGTGCTTGATGCCACAGGACTGTCCGCCGCCGAGATGCAGGCCATCGCCAAACTCGTCAATGTCTCGGAAACCGCGTTCATGATCCCCGCCCCGGAAAGCGAAGACCATGAACTGCATGTCCGGTATTTCACCCCGGCCACGGAAGTACCCATTTGCGGACACGCGACCATCGGAGCTCACTATGCCCGCGCCGTGTCCCTGGGACTGGGCGAAACCACGGTCGTCGCCAGAATAGGCACAGGCACACTGCCGGTGGACATCACCTCCGAAGACGGACGGCTGAAGATCGTCATGACCCAGGGCGACGTCATCTTCACGCCCCCCTACGACCAAGAAACCTCGGGCCGCATCCTGTCCGCCCTGGGCCTGTCCCCATTGGACACCGTGCCCGGCCTCCCGTTGCAGGAGGTGTCCACCGGGCATTCCAAGGTGATGGTCCCCATCGATTCGGTCGAAAAGCTGGACACCCTTTCCCCGGACATGACCGCCCTTGCCGCCATGAGCCAGGCTGTCGGCTGCAATGGTTTTTTCGTGTTCACCCTCAACAGCGAATTTGATTCCTGCCTGACCAGCGGCAGGATGTTCGCCCCGGCCATAGGCATCGACGAAGACCCCGTGACCGGCAACGGCAACGGCCCGTGCGGTGCGTATCTGGCAAGGTACGGACTGCTGCCGAATGGGCCGAAAACGGTCTACCGGGGCAGGCAGGGCGTCGCCATGGGCAAAGAGGGCGAGATGGAGATCACGGTGCACAGCGACCAGGGCCGACCGGTCAGGATTCAGGTGGCCGGGACCGCGGTGGAAGCGGGAACCATGAATATCGAGACGTATTCGGGGGAAAGCCACGAAGTCATTGCGCGGGAAGTTGAGACCGAATGA